From a single Nostoc edaphicum CCNP1411 genomic region:
- a CDS encoding dynamin family protein, protein MDWKTASSYYEARLSEALNVQRHAVNLANLPQSEVPSQLKSILLQEAEPARRQLERLKKREFRIAVVGLEKAGKSTFINAWLECDLLPAKGGRCTFTTTQIYSVENDTDQKLEVQAKTEEQFINLLNEVETAKAQEDIKTIRENEITLQQVIREGNRTFPFTRLDDIRESLKKYVADEKYAHAVLEARLYTNKLAQAEGIVFYDVPGLDSGLAKHVDEAKEMLSDCDAVIL, encoded by the coding sequence ATGGATTGGAAAACAGCATCTTCTTATTATGAGGCTCGTTTAAGTGAAGCTCTAAACGTACAGCGACACGCGGTTAATTTAGCTAATTTACCTCAATCTGAAGTTCCATCTCAATTAAAATCAATACTTTTACAAGAAGCAGAACCAGCCCGTCGTCAACTTGAAAGGCTGAAAAAGCGAGAGTTTCGCATTGCAGTTGTCGGTTTAGAAAAAGCAGGAAAAAGTACTTTTATTAATGCCTGGTTAGAATGCGATTTACTTCCAGCGAAGGGAGGAAGGTGTACATTTACAACAACGCAAATTTATTCGGTTGAAAATGACACCGATCAAAAGCTTGAAGTACAAGCCAAAACAGAAGAACAATTTATCAATTTATTAAATGAAGTTGAAACAGCAAAAGCCCAAGAAGATATCAAAACTATCCGAGAAAATGAAATTACTTTGCAGCAAGTAATAAGAGAAGGTAATCGGACTTTTCCATTTACTCGTTTAGACGATATTAGGGAATCACTCAAGAAGTATGTAGCAGATGAAAAGTATGCTCATGCTGTTTTAGAAGCGAGACTTTATACTAACAAACTTGCCCAAGCTGAAGGTATTGTATTTTATGATGTTCCTGGTTTAGATTCAGGTTTAGCAAAGCACGTTGATGAAGCCAAGGAAATGCTGTCAGATTGCGATGCGGTAATATTATAG
- a CDS encoding dynamin family protein: protein MSNKLYKVFEDVEQNAQLLSKYWHNFSTEISEHLPETYHAELEELSNKLEIAIDNLVDELQNPTLTLATTGTTSSGKSTLVNLLCGAEIVPVAVSEMSAGAVTIEYSETKSLIIHETPGALWECGEWTGISDERIYQRLYDVMISYIDNREKQANLACPQSTISYPFRLIKESKLELPRGVKVRILDLPGLAYVGDEGNANVIKQCREALCLVTYNSAETDKEKVRTLLQEVVEQVKDLGGSPARMLFILNRIDIFRADRNWPETENRFVEKAICSIKHELSDQLKEYTEDIEKLQVIKLSTWAALLALQIKQYDEIYSLEACKKADNHFNGLIDENILEDLPRKTEKWSRHDRNRVADALWKKSYAEEFQQSLREHISQHFPRLVIPQAIERFNVAAGNAITEWALQTTTAILNSSEERYQEECEKISWIRSTLDSFLQISDNNLREPFEKIDNKIKQVLADDSEDDLVLYLEKNIRNLNNIEAYNELGDKLCSLYEWRRGIGKGINQVLESVAKSLENGRVILDTPNLKKANALNVNLLGNCLKRLVNLGYTSSVAKSGKKMEARTEEEKKKLKQLNEELNELAIHLNLVMEDVLKQICSQEIDRMYEAVVELFKCHLSHIEKGTNDIAPNIAIRFPDSQLIRVDNKLTFNLRFKAGFAITSGNWQEAIQVEKTKRTWYTLWLGKKTYYETEYKTRSSDNAEIPSIEQLLENWQFQVKTEDKEIVKKISSWLIEQIDSLKKNVEKVQNDVINRYEDRLYTANKEITTDYEMQKNVWQPMQQKAQYLAEEFYSLGINLKDE from the coding sequence ATGAGCAATAAGTTATATAAAGTCTTTGAAGATGTAGAACAAAATGCCCAACTTTTATCTAAATATTGGCATAATTTTTCTACTGAAATATCTGAGCATTTGCCAGAGACATATCACGCCGAATTAGAAGAACTTTCTAACAAATTAGAGATAGCTATTGATAATTTAGTAGATGAACTTCAAAATCCTACTCTTACTCTTGCGACAACAGGAACTACCAGTAGTGGTAAAAGCACTTTAGTAAATCTATTATGTGGAGCAGAAATTGTTCCTGTCGCTGTTAGCGAAATGAGCGCCGGAGCAGTAACCATAGAATACAGCGAAACAAAATCTTTAATAATCCATGAAACTCCAGGAGCATTATGGGAGTGTGGAGAATGGACAGGTATTAGTGATGAGCGAATTTATCAACGCTTATACGATGTCATGATAAGTTACATCGATAACAGAGAGAAACAAGCTAATTTAGCTTGCCCTCAATCGACTATATCTTACCCTTTCAGACTCATCAAAGAATCAAAACTGGAATTACCCAGAGGTGTAAAGGTAAGAATTTTGGATTTGCCTGGTTTAGCGTATGTAGGCGATGAAGGTAACGCAAATGTGATTAAACAGTGTCGTGAGGCATTGTGCTTGGTAACATATAACAGTGCAGAAACCGACAAAGAAAAAGTTAGAACCTTGCTGCAAGAAGTAGTTGAGCAGGTAAAAGATTTAGGTGGTTCTCCTGCACGTATGCTGTTTATTCTCAATCGTATTGACATTTTTCGAGCAGATAGAAACTGGCCAGAAACCGAGAATCGTTTTGTTGAGAAGGCGATATGTAGTATCAAGCATGAACTATCCGATCAGTTAAAAGAATATACAGAAGACATTGAGAAATTACAGGTTATAAAACTGAGTACATGGGCTGCTTTATTAGCACTCCAGATAAAACAATATGATGAAATATACAGTTTAGAAGCTTGTAAAAAAGCAGATAACCATTTTAATGGGTTAATTGATGAGAATATATTAGAAGACCTACCGCGTAAAACAGAAAAATGGTCTAGACATGACCGAAATAGGGTTGCTGATGCGTTATGGAAAAAGTCTTATGCAGAAGAATTTCAGCAATCATTAAGAGAGCATATTAGTCAACATTTTCCCCGGTTAGTTATTCCTCAAGCAATAGAACGTTTTAATGTTGCTGCTGGGAATGCTATTACAGAGTGGGCTTTACAGACAACAACAGCCATCCTTAATAGTTCAGAAGAACGCTATCAAGAAGAATGTGAAAAAATCTCGTGGATTAGGTCAACACTTGATAGTTTCTTGCAAATTAGCGACAACAACTTAAGAGAACCTTTTGAAAAAATAGATAACAAAATTAAGCAAGTTTTAGCAGACGATTCAGAAGATGACTTAGTACTCTATTTAGAAAAGAATATAAGAAATCTTAATAATATTGAAGCATATAATGAATTAGGAGATAAATTATGTTCACTTTATGAGTGGCGACGGGGAATCGGTAAAGGAATAAACCAGGTATTAGAATCAGTAGCCAAGTCTTTAGAAAATGGAAGAGTAATTTTAGATACTCCAAATTTGAAAAAAGCAAATGCTTTAAATGTTAATTTGTTGGGTAACTGTTTAAAAAGACTAGTTAACTTGGGCTACACATCTTCAGTTGCCAAATCTGGTAAAAAGATGGAAGCAAGAACAGAGGAAGAGAAGAAGAAACTTAAGCAATTGAATGAAGAACTCAATGAACTGGCAATTCATTTAAATCTCGTGATGGAAGACGTATTAAAGCAAATTTGTAGTCAAGAAATAGATAGAATGTACGAGGCGGTAGTTGAGCTTTTTAAATGTCATCTATCGCATATAGAAAAAGGTACAAACGATATTGCACCTAATATTGCAATTAGATTTCCAGATTCTCAACTTATCAGAGTCGATAATAAACTCACATTTAATTTACGTTTTAAAGCAGGTTTTGCAATTACATCAGGAAATTGGCAAGAGGCTATACAAGTAGAGAAAACTAAAAGAACTTGGTATACTTTGTGGCTTGGTAAAAAAACGTATTACGAAACAGAATATAAAACTCGTTCTAGCGATAATGCAGAAATTCCCAGCATAGAACAGTTACTTGAGAATTGGCAATTTCAGGTTAAAACAGAAGATAAAGAAATAGTAAAAAAAATCTCAAGTTGGCTAATAGAACAAATTGATTCTTTAAAAAAAAATGTAGAGAAAGTCCAGAATGATGTTATCAATCGTTATGAAGATAGGCTTTATACTGCAAACAAAGAAATCACTACAGATTATGAAATGCAAAAAAATGTCTGGCAACCTATGCAACAAAAAGCTCAATACCTTGCTGAAGAATTTTATAGTTTAGGTATTAATTTAAAAGATGAGTAA
- a CDS encoding Uma2 family endonuclease translates to MYATVTQPLTFEEFLAWDDGSGREFELLDGIPVPLSEPNANHEDLIQRLCAYLENHCQENDLPYVSRQSKQIRLKIAPGEKEKSRKADIVIFARVEWQRMKTLSSSAAAYIPPPGIIEVVSNNWKDDYLTKLAEYEDLGVFEYIIVDYAAFGGIRFIGSPKQPTITIYQLEGAEYLPPKVFRGQDRIDSRLFPNIPLTAEQIFTMSR, encoded by the coding sequence ATGTACGCAACCGTCACACAACCACTGACTTTTGAAGAGTTTCTTGCCTGGGACGATGGTTCAGGCAGGGAGTTTGAGCTATTGGATGGGATTCCCGTGCCATTATCAGAACCAAATGCAAATCATGAGGATTTGATCCAGCGACTGTGTGCCTATTTAGAAAATCACTGCCAAGAAAATGACCTGCCTTACGTATCGCGCCAGTCCAAGCAGATTCGGCTCAAAATAGCACCAGGCGAAAAGGAAAAAAGCCGGAAAGCAGATATTGTCATATTTGCAAGAGTTGAATGGCAGAGGATGAAAACCTTATCTAGTTCTGCTGCTGCATATATTCCACCACCCGGAATCATTGAGGTCGTTAGCAACAACTGGAAGGACGACTATCTGACAAAACTTGCTGAATATGAAGACTTGGGCGTTTTCGAGTACATCATTGTGGACTATGCCGCTTTTGGTGGCATTCGGTTCATTGGCTCTCCCAAGCAGCCAACTATTACAATCTACCAACTTGAAGGTGCAGAGTATTTACCCCCAAAGGTGTTTCGAGGGCAGGATCGAATTGATTCTAGATTGTTTCCGAATATTCCCTTAACGGCTGAACAGATTTTTACAATGAGTCGCTGA